CAGGTTTTACAGGGAGGACGTACTCGATGCATACTGGTTCAACGACCTGCACCAAGTAAGGGCGCTGACCCAAAAATGGAGGGAGGATTACAATACAAGGCATCCCCATTCATCCATCGGGGATATGCCGCCTAGGGAATACAAGAACCGTTTCGGGGAAGAATTCTTCCCCGAAACGGACAACATTAATGATAATTTTATGAATTTAGCGATGTCCTAAGAAGGGGAAGGCTACAAGCCCATAAAAAGAAAAGTAGTTAGAGAAATAATTTTTCGAGGAGATTCTAAAAACTACGTTCGAAAAATTGAAGAAACAGATAATCCTAATTGGGAAAAAATTTATAGAAAATCTGAAAAATGGTTTGAAATGGGTTATGAGAAGAAGTTTCCTGGATATGGAAAATTATATAATCGCCTTTTTGATGTTTGGTATTGCGATGTTGGTTCTAAAGAAAAAAAAGACAGGCAATCTCATAAAGACACTTTTCCTGAACATTATACACCCGACAATTACGAAGCTATAACAAAAAATGAGATTAATTTTGAAAAATTAGCGAATAGTAAAGATTATAAATTATTATTTTCTGGACTTGACAACAAAAATAGAAAGAGGTGGTATTTTGGAATTAAGAAACTTGAACCTACTGGAATTGAAATAATAAGCTTATAAAAACTTATGGCTATACCTGCTATAATTTAAAGCTGTTCTTTCTAACTCTAAACAAGATAACCATTAATACAACCCAATTTGTTCAGAACATTTCTCATAGTAAGTGTCCCCAACGTAATAATGGGTACTATGTAGTACTCAAATACCAAGAACTGAATAATTGAATGAAAAAACCAATAGCAATACTTGAACCGTTATCTAAGGATTTAGAGAATTTAGGTATTGGGGAATATTTAAAATCCCGAGATTTTAAGCGTTATTGTATAAAGGCTGGAATCGAAGAATATTGGAGAGGAGCCTATGATGAAGCGAAAAAGAATAGAAGCTTTTTCTCGGTTGGAATGGATCATGAAAAGTATGATTCTGAGGCAGCTCTAAATCTTGTCTTAAATGACCTCTATCAAAATTACAATAATCAATTTTTTTATTTTATAAGAGATTTAATATTTACTTTCTCAGAATGGACTAGCGAATCGATTGATACAAGTGAAATTATAGAAGATTTAGAGTTACTAAATTGCCCAAATGACATTTATGATGTAATTGAACGTTTAAATACTCAGGAAAAATCTGCAGTTCCAAAATCAATTATTCCTTCAACTGTTTGGAACTCGAAAAAGCTAGAGGAATGCATTGATAAAATGGACATTTCTATAAAAAAATAGTGAATTTAATTTAACATTGACATATGCCTATTCCTGTTTAGAGGGTTTATTCAAAGCATATATTGAAAATAATTTACCTAATAAAAAAGAAGAATACGAACTTTCCAAGTTATCAAAAATCGTAAAATCTCATTTAAAAGAGCATTTTGAGGAGAACGACGAAAAGTTTCCAGAACAAATGCTTAATCTAATCGGAACAATTACTAATGCAGTTTCTAATGCACGAAACAATTTCAGCGAGTCTCATTTTGATAAAACATCTGACAGATGGTTAGCCGAATTTGTGCGTGATTGTGTAAATTCAGTTGGTAGGCTTGTATTAAAGTTTGTAAAATAGTAAAGTATAACAAAGTCTAAATAATGCGGACTTTAGACCCCAATTCGCGCGAGTCTTTGACTAGTAGCAATTTCATAAAGTCAAAAGCAGTAAAATATAACAATAAGTCTTAGGCCAAGAAAAAGTATTTTATCATTCTGAACGAAGTTTAGCTCAGTGAAGAATCAAATTACCTTATAAAAGGACACTTTGTTTCTCTCAATATGACAAAATTCAAAGGTTAACGCAAGAATTTTATTGGGGCATATGAGAAAACTTATAAAATATGGGCGGATAGCTCCGCCCATTTCCATTTTAAAGATTGTACAAAAAAGGGCTCTTATGGATATATTGCCTATCCTCCAGTTGCGTAATTAAAAAATCGGCCAAATCTGAAGCACTTATCTTATCTCCCTTACAATTTTCCAAACTTGTTTGGACAGGGAAATGTTCTTCGGTTTGAATAATTAAAGGTAATCTGACCAAAGTCCAATCTACCATCGTGTTCTGGTTTAAATATTCATATTCCATTTGTTTGTTCCTAGTGGTTTCAGGAAAATTATCGTACATCCATTGGGTAGCATACCTAACGCGTTCATCTTTTTGGTCAGAAGGAGTATTTACGTTTAAGCCAGTTATGGCTATATATCTGGAAAATCCATTTTTCTGAACGGATTTAATGATGTTTTTACTGGCCTGACTAAAAATAGATTTTTCTCCCCTAGGTTGACCCAAAGTACTGATTATAGCTTGACAATCTTTAGTACACCGCAGAACAGAGTTATAATCCCTGGCATCTCCTTTGAGGGTCTCAATCAGAGGATTTTTAAAGCAATGTTCTTCTGGATGTCTTAAAAGAAGTTTAAGGTGAAATCCTTGTTGAAGTAATTTGGACACTAAATAGGTACCGGATTTTCCGGTCCCGCCGATTACGGCTACTTTATGTATTTTCATTTTGTTTCTTTATAAAATTTAGCAGTAAAAAGTTAGCCCTGTTTAGGGCTTCTGTTTTCTTCAGTCCCCATTGGGAACTGAAAAGCATACTATTTTATAAAGAGATTTTAATACTTAAATATAAAAAATAAAGGAACACAAATTTGTGTTCCTTTAGGAATTAAGTACTGTATTTAATCCTAAATTTTAATCGGTTGTTTATTACTAAGGTTAATATCTTCCAACATGGTGTCCGTAAACTTGTAGTGACCCCTTGTGGTTATAATACGAAATCGATTGGATTTCATTCTGCTCAAGGTGTCCAGGAATAACCATTTTGTCTTTAACAACCTTGGTTTCTCGGATTTTAAGCTGATATCAAAAAAGTATTTTCTTCCATTTTTTATAGCTACGATATCCGGCGTAATTTTATCCTCCGCTCCCTTTCTACTATAGGATTTGGGTTTTTCATAGCCTTCCATATCGGCCTTGATATTTTCAAAACCAGTGGCTTCTAAATGATGTATCGATTTCTCTAAAAATTCTATATTTTCTGACTTGTCTAATTTTACCATACCTAGTAAGATAACAGAATAAAGGAAAAATCCAAAAAAAAGAGCCTGATTAACAGGTTTTTAACGTAACACCATTTTTAATGGCTCAGGTTTCTTTAAGCTTTGAGAAAGGTGCTTTTTGTTCTAAAATAGGTTCTTGGCCAAACCCATATCCAGTAAAAATTCCAAGCGCAAAACCAGATTTATGGGTTTTTCTGATTTGTTATTTTTGGAATGATATAAATAACCTTCCGTGCTTGGGTTTAGCTCCTTAATGTTGGTTTTACCGTGTGGAAGGCTTTCCGCTGGATAATTCTGGCTGATTATATTCTGGGTAATTCCCCTCGTTTCTAGAAAAGCGATAAGTTTTTGACGGTTTACAAAGGTTACCTTGCACGAAGTAAAAACCTCGGGTTCATCCTCGTAAATGGAAGTGACCAAGGCATAAAAATCTGTTTTTTTGTTGGCATCGTATAACCAGCCCTGCTTTATAAAATCATTTTTATAATAACTGAGTTCAAAGGCAAATGTGGGTAGGCTTTCATTGATGTAGTCCAGCTGTGCTTTTTCATCAACGACATGGGTCATGTGGGAGGATTTTTGTTTGAGCAAGAGATCCACCCCCTGTAGTTGTTCGTTTATATCATGAATGCGTTCAAAATGATAATTTTTTAAGTGCTTGGTGTAATATGAGTCCAATAACAAGGAAAGTCTTTGTTCTTTTTTTAGGTCCGATGTAAAGGT
This window of the Maribacter cobaltidurans genome carries:
- a CDS encoding NAD(P)-dependent oxidoreductase, which gives rise to MKIHKVAVIGGTGKSGTYLVSKLLQQGFHLKLLLRHPEEHCFKNPLIETLKGDARDYNSVLRCTKDCQAIISTLGQPRGEKSIFSQASKNIIKSVQKNGFSRYIAITGLNVNTPSDQKDERVRYATQWMYDNFPETTRNKQMEYEYLNQNTMVDWTLVRLPLIIQTEEHFPVQTSLENCKGDKISASDLADFLITQLEDRQYIHKSPFLYNL